Part of the Cohnella candidum genome, GGATCGTCGGCGGAGAGCCTGCCGATGATCGCCGTCTGCCTGGAGAGCCACTCGTTATGCAGCCGATCCGCCGATCGCTCTACGTACAGCCAAGCCAGCACCGCCGAGAGCAGCACGATCCCGGCGAGGATCCAGGCGAGCCGCCGAACGGGCGGGTTCCGCCAGATGCGGGCGGCGCCCAACCGGACGGACGTCATCCGTTCCATCGGTACCCCGCCCCCCGGACCGTGAGAATCCGCTGCGGATTTTGCGGGTCGTCCTCGATCTTCTCCCGAAGCCTTCGGACGTTGACGGCGACCGTGTTGTCGTCCAGAATGTCCACGCCGTCCGGCCAGACGTTCCGGATGATCCGGTCTTTGGACAGCACCGCCCGGGGATTGGCGAGGAACAAGGCCAGCAGCCGGTATTCGGTCAGGCTGAGCGGAATATCCAGGCCGTCTTTCTCGACCCGCATCTCTTGGGCATGCAGGACGAGTCCGCCCGACGAGGCCGGTCTTTCCGAGCGTTCGGCGGAAGCCGCCGCGGTTCTGCGCATGACGGCCTGCACCCGCGACAGGAACTCCCGCAGCCGGAACGGCTTCGTAATGTAATCGTCCCCGCCGAGATCGAGTCCGCGGACGACGTCGATTTCCTGGTCGCTCGCGGTCAGAAATATGATCGGAACAGAGGAACGGCGGCGGACCTCCGCGCAGAAATCGAAACCGTTGCCGTCGGGGAGCTGCACGTCGAGCAGCACCAGCCCGAAATCGCTCTGAGCCAGTAAGGACCGGGCCTCGGACAGCGTTCTAGCACCCTGAGTGTCGAAGCCCTCCTGCTCCAGCGTGAACTGAATTCCCCTGTGCAACGATTCGTCATCCTCCACGAGTAACACCTTCGTTCCCACCGCGGTCATGCTCCTTCCTACTGCTAAATATCTGGATATAAATGTTATTTTGCCAGTTTTATGACTATAGTCCCGGGTTTGTCGGAAAAAAATTGAAATTCTGGGCGAGACGTCGACATCATTCTACAATCAAACGAATTAATTTGTCCTATAATAGGACGATAAGGAAAATGGTAGCGCTGCATGACGAAAATCACGCGAAAGGAGCGGTCGGGAGACTACATGGATACGCCCCAGTTGATCCATCGCCTCCAGTTGCTGCAACGTCGACTTTGCGAAATGGCAGACGATTTGGGCAATTTGACCGATCCAGAGATTGTGGCCGTCAGCGAAGAAGCGGACAGGCTGATCGTCCAACTGCAGCGTCTTCGGAAGCAAGAAGCCGAAGACAGGAAAAGAGCCGCCGAAACGCCCTCAGCTTCGGTCCTGACGGGCTCTAAGCCCGCGGAAGAAATCGGTGAGCAAGGCGGCGCATTCTTCCTGAAGAACCCCTGAAGCCCAGGGCAGCCGATGGTTGAACCGAGTATCCTGCAGTAAATCCATCAGCGTGCCTACGCATCCCGCTTTCGGGTCCGCCGTGCCGTATACGACTCGCTCTACCCGGGATTGAAGGATCGCGCCCGCGCACATCGGACAAGGCTCCAGCGTGACGTACAGGGTGCAGCCGAGCAGCCGCCAGGCGCCCAGCTTCCCGCTGGCTTGGCGGATCGCGATCATCTCCGCGTGGGCCGTCGGATCGTGCGAGGTTTCCCGCAGGTTGTGGCCGGCACCGACGATCTCGCCGTCTCGTACGATCACGGCGCCGATCGGCACCTCTCCGATCGAACGCGCCCGATGGGCTTCCTCGATGGCCGCGCGCATCCATTTCTCGTCCTCGTGCAAGGAGATTCCCCTTTCATTACCAGCGAACATGCATTCGTTGTTAACATGGTGTGCACAATTCTGTGGATAACTACCCTCTTATCCACAGAGTTATGCACATCTTCTTTATTTTCTGTGGGCATAAGTCTTTTTAATTGTAACAGCTTGGTAAACCAGGTCAAATATTGCCGCGTTCCCGAATAGGCTGGATAGGGAGGGGTGGACAACCGCCCGAGAGGGAGGGGTAGGCATGATCAATCTCGTTTTCCGCCAGCATCCGGCCATCCGGCCGAACGGCAGGGTTTCCGTGTTCGGTCCGGCTCTCTGTTCCGCCGAACGGATGCGCGCGTACGCCGCCCGGCGCAATCCCGGCGCGCCAGACGTGGCTGCGTATTATCGGGAACTGGGAGAGCGCTACGGCATCCGGGGCGACATCGCGTTTTGCCAAGCCATGCTGGATACGCAGGTGTGGAAGAAGGACCCGCAGGGCCCGCCTTGGAAACCATACGCCCATGCCATTTGGAGCGCGGCGGATCCGGCATGGACGGAGGAGGAGCTCCGGCGCAGGACCGAGCTGCATATGAAACGGCTGTTCGACCTCGCCGCGGCGCGGGAAGAGAGCGTGTTTTGCTGGGAGGACCTGAACGGCAAATGGGCGCTGCCCGGCCACAAGTACGCTCAAGACATTTTGGCGATCTGGAAAAACATGATGGAGTGGGAAGGGGAGGGAGAAGTCGTGAGAGAAGCGGAGGAAACGGTGGACGAGCACAGGACGGCCGATCGGCGGGGCGCTGCGGAGGCGGCATTCGCAAGCGACATGCTGTGGCTGGGGGAACGGGGAGGGCTGCCGTTACCTTCGCCGCATCCGGAGCGCAGGGTGACCTGGGGTGAATTGGCGCGCGTGCTCCGGTTGTTGGACGAAGGCAAATCTACCTTCTCTTCCGGCCCTTCGGACCCGGCTCCGAGTATGGACACCGGCGAGCCCGCGTGATAAGATGGCATCACAAATGAATACGGCGGAAAACAGGTACTTTCATAGTTTAAAAGAGAAGTTCGGTGCAAATCCGACGCGGTCCCGCCACTGACCATGGGGAGTCTTCCGGAACGTGCCACTATCGCATCCGCGATGGGAAGGCCCGGAAGACGATGATCCTGGAGCCAGGAGAACTGCCTGTTTTCGACAAACACCCGGCAACCTACGAGGAATAGGGGAGGTGTGGCTGCGCGTCTATGTTCGTAACCCGATTTGAGAAACTCGGGGCTGCGGCGGCCGCGCGATCGGTTCAGGCAAGCGCAAGCGGAGCGGCGGCGACGGATTTTTTACGGCCTGCTCCGTCCTTGATCGGTCATCCACACGGCATCCCCCGG contains:
- a CDS encoding glucosaminidase domain-containing protein translates to MINLVFRQHPAIRPNGRVSVFGPALCSAERMRAYAARRNPGAPDVAAYYRELGERYGIRGDIAFCQAMLDTQVWKKDPQGPPWKPYAHAIWSAADPAWTEEELRRRTELHMKRLFDLAAAREESVFCWEDLNGKWALPGHKYAQDILAIWKNMMEWEGEGEVVREAEETVDEHRTADRRGAAEAAFASDMLWLGERGGLPLPSPHPERRVTWGELARVLRLLDEGKSTFSSGPSDPAPSMDTGEPA
- a CDS encoding aspartyl-phosphate phosphatase Spo0E family protein; translated protein: MDTPQLIHRLQLLQRRLCEMADDLGNLTDPEIVAVSEEADRLIVQLQRLRKQEAEDRKRAAETPSASVLTGSKPAEEIGEQGGAFFLKNP
- a CDS encoding response regulator transcription factor is translated as MGTKVLLVEDDESLHRGIQFTLEQEGFDTQGARTLSEARSLLAQSDFGLVLLDVQLPDGNGFDFCAEVRRRSSVPIIFLTASDQEIDVVRGLDLGGDDYITKPFRLREFLSRVQAVMRRTAAASAERSERPASSGGLVLHAQEMRVEKDGLDIPLSLTEYRLLALFLANPRAVLSKDRIIRNVWPDGVDILDDNTVAVNVRRLREKIEDDPQNPQRILTVRGAGYRWNG
- the tadA gene encoding tRNA adenosine(34) deaminase TadA, which encodes MFAGNERGISLHEDEKWMRAAIEEAHRARSIGEVPIGAVIVRDGEIVGAGHNLRETSHDPTAHAEMIAIRQASGKLGAWRLLGCTLYVTLEPCPMCAGAILQSRVERVVYGTADPKAGCVGTLMDLLQDTRFNHRLPWASGVLQEECAALLTDFFRGLRARQDRS